Below is a window of Tolypothrix bouteillei VB521301 DNA.
ATTGCTCACTGCTTGGCTCCTGAGGCTGGTGGTTATACTCCAAGCGATTTTCCCCTCGCACGACTCAACGATGTTGAACTCGAGCAAATGTTGAGCAACGTTGTGCCAAGGCAAGGGATTGGCAAAACCAATTGGCAAAATCTTGCCGATATTTATCCATTATCCTCAGTGCAGCAGGGGATGCTGTTCCACACCCTTTATGCTTCACAATCAGGGGTGTATTGTCAGCAATTCAGTTGTACTTTTACAGGCGCTCTAAATGTGGAGGCTTTTAACGCAGCATGGCAGCAAGTCGTAGCGCGGCATGTCGTCTTGCGGACTGCTTTCATTTGGGAACGCCAAGATGTGCCGCTACAGGTAGTGTATCGGCAGGTGAAACTACCACTAGAGATTCATTCTTGGCTCGGTTTATCTCCACACGAGCAGCAGCAACAACTGGCGAGTTTTATAGAACAAGACCAACACAGGGGCTTCCAACTGACCAAAGCACCACTGATGCGCCTGAGCCTGATTCAAATGTCAGAGGATGTCTACCAATTTGTGTGGAGTTATCACCATATACTTTTAGATGGGTGGTCACTACCGTTGGTATTCACCGAAGTGCTGGGCTATTACCAAGCATTGTCTGTGGGGAAAGAGTTACTCCTGCCACCAAGTCGTTCCTACCGCGAGTACATTGCCTGGTTACAAAAGCAGAAGTTGGAAACTGCCGAACAATTTTGGCAGCAAACACTCCAGGGTGTGACAGCGCCAACGCCACTCGTAGTCGATAGAGCACACCATACATCCAAGAAACAAAGCTACAGCGAGCACTTTGTTGAGCTATCAACTCAAGCAACTTCTGCTCTAGTGTCGTTTGCACGACAGCATCAACTGACGTTGAACACTTTAGTACAAGCAGCTTGGGCTTTACTGCTGTCACGATACAGTGGCGAAAGCGACGTGGTTTTCGGCGTGACTGTCTCAGGTCGTACAACTGCCATCAAAGGTGTGGAATCGATAGTTGGACTGTTTATCAATACCCTGCCGATGCGGGTGGTAATGTCTCCTGAGGACACAGTTCTACCAAAGCTCAAGCAGATACAGAAGCTACAGGTGGAAATGAGTACTTACGAGTACACGCCACTGGTAGAGATTCAACGGCTGAGTGATGTGCCGCCAGGGCTGCCGTTGTTTGAAAGCATCGTGGTGTTTGAGAATTATCCGGTAGATGCGGCTTTACAGGAGCATTCGCAGAATTTGCACATTAGTGATGTTCGTACCTTTGAGAGGACTAACTATCCATTGACGGTCATAGCCCAGCCCGGAGTGCAATTGTCGTTGCGGTTCATCTACGATTCTCAACGTTTTGAAAGTGCAACTGTCACACGGATGATGGGGCATTTCCTTTCTCTGCTACAGGGTCTCGTCGCCAATCCCCACCAAAAGCTATCGCACCTGCAAATGTTAAGTGCCGCCGAACAAAATCAAATACTGAGCGAATGGAACAATACGCAGGCGGATTATCCAAAACATTTGTGTATTCATGAATTGTTTGAGCAACAAGTCCAGAAGACACCCAATGCGGTGGCAGTGGTGTTTGAAGACCAACGCCTCACCTACAGCGAACTGAACGCAAAAGCTAATCAATTGGCGCACCACCTACAGAGATTAGGTGTGGAACCAGAAGTGTTAGTCGGTCTGTGTGTAGAACGCTCGTTGTCCATGGTCGTGGGACTTCTGGGTATTCTTAAGGCGGGTGGAGCTTACGTGCCTTTAGACCCCGCCTACCCGCGCGATCGCTTAGCATTTATGCTAGAAGAGGCCAGTGTGCCAGTGCTGCTAACCCAAGAGCGGTTGATGGCAACATTGCCAGAACTTAAAGCTCAGGTAGTATGCTTGGATGCCGACTGGCAAGAGATTGCTCGAGAAAGCGAAGGCAATTCTCAAAGCAAGGTTACACCCGAACACTTGGCTTATGTGATTTACACAAGCGGCTCCACTGGCAAACCAAAAGGAGTTCAAATTCTGCATGGTGCTTTGGTTAACTTCTTAAATAGCATGCACCTGACTCTAGGGCTGAGCCAGAGAGATATCCTTTTATCAGTCACCACATTATCTTTTGATATTGCCGGACTGGAATTGTACTTACCGCTGATTGTGGGCGCAAGTATAGTCGTAGTCAGCCGCGAAGTTGCTACTGATGGAACCGAGTTGTTAAAGCGTTTGTCATCCTCCGGTGCTACAGTTATGCAAGCTACTCCAGCAACTTGGCGGCTACTTCTAGCATCAGGATGGCACGACAGTAGGCAATTGAAAATTCTCTGTGGCGGTGAAGCACTCAAGCGCGAACTCGCCGAGCAGTTGCTAGAACGATGCACTGAACTGTGGAATCTATACGGTCCTACAGAAACCACCATTTGGTCAGCTGCTCACAAGCTGGAAACTCTCAACAGTGCTTCTTCAGCTGACAGCATCATCTCTATCGGTCGCCCAATTGCCAACACGCAATTTTACGTTTTAGACAAACACTTACAGCCAGTTCCTGTGGGAGTTCCTGGAGAACTACACATCGGTGGTGTATCCTTAGCTCGTGGTTATCTCAATCGACCACAACTTACATCTGAAAAGTTCATTGAAAACCCTTTTATTAATAAGGCTGGGGAACGCTTGTATAAAACTGGGGACTTGGTTCGCTTCAAAAGAGATGGCAATTTGGAATACCTGGGACGAATTGACGAACAAGTGAAAATACGGGGCTTTCGGATCGAGTTGGGGGAAATTGAAGCTTTACTTAACCAACACCCGAATGTGCGAGAAACTGCGGTCATCGCCAAAGAAGACATCGGGGACGACAAACGTTTAGTAGCTTATATTACCCCACATCAAGATCTCGTACCCACAATGAGTGACCTGCGCTCCTTCCTCAAACAAAAGCTACCGGAATATATGCTTCCGAGTGCTTTCGTGGTGCTCGATGCCCTACCACTCACACCCAATGGTAAACTCGACCGCAAGGCACTACCAAACCCTGAGTCGGCACAACCGGAACTAAAAACAACTTTTGTCGCTCCCCGCACACCAACTGAGGAAGTACTCGCTGAAATCTGGACTCAAGTGCTTCGGCTCGAGCAAGTTGGTGTTGATGACAATTTCTTTGACCTTGGTGGTCATTCCCTAACAGCAACTCAATTGGTCTTCCGCGTCCGAAATACGTTCAAACTAGAATTGCCCTTACACGCCCTGCTTGAAACACCTACAGTTGCAGCAATGGCTGAAGTGGTTGATAATGTTCGTAACTGCAAACCGACTGCTACTGCCACAACATCTGTCAGAGATCTCAATGCAGAAGCCGTTTTGGATCAGACAATCCGCCCGGAAGGCATAGCTTTTGAGCAGAGCGCACAGCCAGCACGCATCTTTCTAACTGGGGCAACAGGTTTTCTGGGAGCTTTTCTACTGAGTGAACTCCTACAGCAGACTGATGCTGACATTTATTGCTTGGTACGCTCCTCTAATGTGGAACAAGGCTTAAAGAAGATCCAAGCAAATCTTCAATCCTACTTACTCTGGAATGAATGTTTTAGTTCCAGAATTATCTCAGTTACCGGCGATTTATCGCAACCACTTTTTGGTTTAGACGAGCGACAGTTTCAAACATTAGCAAGTACGATAGATGTCATTTATCATAATGGGGCATTAGTTAATTTCATCGACCCGTACCCGAAACTGAAGGCAGCTAATGTTCTTGGAACTCAGGAAGTCCTGAGATTGGCAAGCCAAATTAAACTCAAATCCCTACATTATATTTCTACCTTTTCCGTTTTCCCCTGGGAGGAAGGCTTGTCTAAAGAGCATATCTTCCGAGAAAATGACTCTTTAGATCGTGGTAATCTTGCAGGTGGCTACGAGCAGAGTAAATGGGTGGCGGAAAAGTTAGTCACAATTGCACGCTCTAGAGGACTTCCTGTGAGTATTTATCGACCAGGAAGAGTATCAGGACACAGCCAAACCGGAACCTCTAATACAAATGACCTCCTCTTTAGAATGCTCAAAGGTTGTATTCAACTTGGGAGTTTTCCGGATTTCAACATGGTGATGGACCTGACTCCTGTGGACTATGTAAGCAAATGTATCGTTTATTTATCAAGGCAAAAAAAATTTCTGGGGGAAAATTTTCATGTGGTTAATCCCCATCCAGCCCTTTGGAGCAACGTTATGACTTGGCTGTGGTCTTTTGGTTACTCGCTTGAGGTCATTTCCTACGATCGATGGCGAGCACGTCTGCTTGAGGTTGCAGAGCATTCCTCAGACAATGCATTATACCCATTAATACCTTTTTTTGCAGAGTCAGCACCCAATGATTTAGTAACGTTCGACTGTCAGAATACGCTGAGTGGGCTTGCGGGAACCTCTATCAACTGTCCATCAGTCAGTGCAGAATTGCTGAGCACTTACTTGTCATACTACATTCGTAGTGGTTACCTAGAGGCTCCGCAGCAGAAAGCTAATATTAAATTTAACTTGAGATAAATAAATGAAAAAGAATAACGTTCAAGATATTTATCAATTATCTCCAGTGCAGCAGGGAATGCTGTTCCACACCCTTTATGCTCCTTCTTCAGGCATATATTGCCAGCAGTTTAGCTGTACTTTTACAGGACATTTGGACGTTGAGGCTTTCAGTGCTGCATGGCAGCAAGTTATAGCACGCCATGTTGTCTTGCGGACAGCTTTCATTTGGGAAGGTCAAAACCTGCCGCTACAGGTAGTGTATCGGCAGGTGAAATTACCAATAGAAATCCATTCTTGGACTGGGCTAACGAGCGAACAGCAGCAGCAACAACTGGCGGCTTTCTTAGAACAAGACCAGCAGCGTGGTTTCCAAGTGTCCAAGGCTCCACTGATGCGCCTGACACTCATTCAAATGTCAAGTGATGTCTACCAATTTGTCTGGAGTTATCACCATATACTTCTAGATGGGTGGTCACTACCGTTAGTGTTTAAGGAAGTGCTGGGCTTTTATGAAGCATTGTCTGTGGGGCAAGAGTTACAACTGCCACCGAGTCGTTCCTACCGCGAGTACATCGTCTGGTTACAGAATCAGAAGTTGGAAACTAGCGAACAATTTTGGCGGCAAACACTTCAAGGTGTGACTTCCCCAACGCCACTCGTAGTTGATAAGGCACACTACAGTAAGTCCTTGCAACAAAATTACAGCGAAGAGATTTTTTTACTACCAAGAGCAGCAACTTCCGCGCTAGTGTCGTTTGCACGACAGCATCAAGTGACGTTAAACACCTTAGTGCAAGCAGCTTGGGCTTTATTGCTCTCACGATACAGTGGCGAAACTGACGTGGTGTTTGGAGTGACTGTCTCAGGTCGTACAACTGCCATCAAAGGTGTGGAGTCCATAGTTGGGCTATTTATCAATACCCTGCCAATGCGGGTGGGAGTGTCTCCTGAAGACACAGTTTTACCAAAGCTCAAGCAGATACAGAAGCTACAGGTAGAAATGAGTACTTACGAGTACACTTCACTGGTAGAGATTCAACGAATGAGTGATATGCCCAGAGGGTTACCGTTGTTTGAAAGCATTGTGGTGTTTGAGAATTATCCGGTAGATGCGGCTTTACAGGAGCACTCACAGAATTTGCAGATCGGTGATGTTCGTTCCTTCGAGAAGAACAACTACCCACTTACAGTCATCGCTCAACCTGGAGAGGAATTGTCATTGCGCTTCATCTACAATTCTCAACGCTTTGAAAGTGCGAGTATCACACGGATGATAGGGCATTTCCAAACCCTGCTACAGGGTCTAGTCGCCAATCCACAGCAAAAGCTGTCGCACATCTCGCTGTTAAATGCTGCTGAACAACACCAGCTACTGGTGGAATGGAACAATACGCTTTTTGATTTTCCTCAAGAAAAGTGTATCCATTCCTTGTTTGAGCAACAGGTGCAGAAGACACCATCAGATGTGGCACTGGTATTTGAAGACCAATGTCTCACATACAGCGAATTGAACGCAAAAGCTAATCAATTGGCGCACTATTTACAGACGTTGGGAGTGGGACCGGAAGTGTTGGTAGGTTTGTGTGTCGAGCGCTCAGTCTCCATGGTTGTAGGATTGCTGGGCATTCTCAAAGCAGGTGGAGCATATGTGCCTTTAGACCCAGAGTATCCGCCAGAACG
It encodes the following:
- a CDS encoding non-ribosomal peptide synthetase produces the protein MKKNNVKDIYQLSPTQQGMLFHTLYAPSSGVYCQQFSCTFTGSLDVEAFNAAWQQVVARHVVLRTAFIWEREDVPLQVVYRQVKLPLEIHSWLALSPDEQQQQLQDFLASDCQHGFQLTKAPLMRLSLIQMSEDVYHFVWSYHHILLDGWSLPLVLKEVLGYYQALSLGQELQLPPSRSYREYIAWLQKQKLEVAEQFWRQTLHGVSTPTPLGVDKPHHSKSLEQSYSEHCLTLSTPATFALVSFARQHQLTLNTLVQAAWALLLSRYSGESDVVFGVTVSGRTTAIKGVESIVGLFINTLPMRVGVSPEDTVLPKLKQIQKLQVEMSTYEYTPLVEIQQMSDMPRGLPLFESIVVFENYPVDAALQEHSQNLHVSDVRAFERNNYPLTLIAQPGVQLSLRFIYDSQRFDSATVTRMMGHFLSLLQGLVANPNQKLSCIPLLSAAEQNQILSEWNKTQANYPQDLCLHTLFEQQVQKTPNAVAVVFEDQRLTYCELNTRANQLAHYLVSLGVGPEVLVGVCLERSVSMVVGLLGILKAGGAYVPLDSEYPPERLTYMLEDSHVKVLLTQEKFVASLAHQQAHLVCLDTDWQALAHFSTENTRSGVLPHHLAYTIYTSGSTGKPKGAMNTHQGVCNRLLWMQQAYQIAQGDRVLQKTPFSFDVSVWEFFWPLMTGASLVVAQPGGHRDSAYLVKLIAQHQITTLHFVPSMLRVFLEEQNLESCTSLRQVFCSGEALPKELQDSFFARLGCSLHNLYGPTEAAIDVTYWQCQQDSELLSVPIGRPIANTQIYILDRYNQPVPVGVAGELHISGVGLARGYLNRPELTAEKFVPNPFVGKGERLYKTGDLVRYKADGNIEYIGRIDHQVKIRGFRIELGEIEAVLSQHPNVQQTVVIATQEMVGAQRLVAYLVANEQSAPTIGELRAFLKQKLPEYMLPSAFMVLDALPLTPNGKLDRKALPKPSWQPELDRSFVAPRTPTEERLANIWASVLGIELVGIHDNFFELGGDSILSLQIIAKANSVGIQLSAKQMFEYQTIAELATVVGTTEAITAQQGVVSGTLPLTPIQQWFFLENFSAPAHWNQAVLLEMPQGIQPHLLEQVVRELLVHHDALRLRFEKTDSGWQQINAPVDDKVPLAIVDLSTVPQAQQQVAIEAKAAQLQGSLNLSSGLLVRVAWFNLGGELNSRLLVVIHHLAVDGVSWRILLEDLQVAYSQLSAGRAIQLPAKTTSFKDWAQLQWEYVQSLDLQRQCDFWLLQSLEPVANIPLDYPSGANTEASARTVSMSLSVEETRALLQEVPKAYNTQINDVLLTALVQVLSDWTQSTHVLFNLEGHGREEILDRVNISRTVGWFTTIFPVVLQYATNTPGEALKSIKEQLRRIPQQGISYGWLRYLLDDKETIAQLTHSRPAQIVFNHLGQFDLVLQTSALFKLANESSGPSRSPLNHRSHLLEVNSIIFGSQLRLDWTYSENLHHSSTIERLAHEFLQALRGLIAHCLAPEAGGYTPSDFPLARLNDVELEQMLSNVVPRQGIGKTNWQNLADIYPLSSVQQGMLFHTLYASQSGVYCQQFSCTFTGALNVEAFNAAWQQVVARHVVLRTAFIWERQDVPLQVVYRQVKLPLEIHSWLGLSPHEQQQQLASFIEQDQHRGFQLTKAPLMRLSLIQMSEDVYQFVWSYHHILLDGWSLPLVFTEVLGYYQALSVGKELLLPPSRSYREYIAWLQKQKLETAEQFWQQTLQGVTAPTPLVVDRAHHTSKKQSYSEHFVELSTQATSALVSFARQHQLTLNTLVQAAWALLLSRYSGESDVVFGVTVSGRTTAIKGVESIVGLFINTLPMRVVMSPEDTVLPKLKQIQKLQVEMSTYEYTPLVEIQRLSDVPPGLPLFESIVVFENYPVDAALQEHSQNLHISDVRTFERTNYPLTVIAQPGVQLSLRFIYDSQRFESATVTRMMGHFLSLLQGLVANPHQKLSHLQMLSAAEQNQILSEWNNTQADYPKHLCIHELFEQQVQKTPNAVAVVFEDQRLTYSELNAKANQLAHHLQRLGVEPEVLVGLCVERSLSMVVGLLGILKAGGAYVPLDPAYPRDRLAFMLEEASVPVLLTQERLMATLPELKAQVVCLDADWQEIARESEGNSQSKVTPEHLAYVIYTSGSTGKPKGVQILHGALVNFLNSMHLTLGLSQRDILLSVTTLSFDIAGLELYLPLIVGASIVVVSREVATDGTELLKRLSSSGATVMQATPATWRLLLASGWHDSRQLKILCGGEALKRELAEQLLERCTELWNLYGPTETTIWSAAHKLETLNSASSADSIISIGRPIANTQFYVLDKHLQPVPVGVPGELHIGGVSLARGYLNRPQLTSEKFIENPFINKAGERLYKTGDLVRFKRDGNLEYLGRIDEQVKIRGFRIELGEIEALLNQHPNVRETAVIAKEDIGDDKRLVAYITPHQDLVPTMSDLRSFLKQKLPEYMLPSAFVVLDALPLTPNGKLDRKALPNPESAQPELKTTFVAPRTPTEEVLAEIWTQVLRLEQVGVDDNFFDLGGHSLTATQLVFRVRNTFKLELPLHALLETPTVAAMAEVVDNVRNCKPTATATTSVRDLNAEAVLDQTIRPEGIAFEQSAQPARIFLTGATGFLGAFLLSELLQQTDADIYCLVRSSNVEQGLKKIQANLQSYLLWNECFSSRIISVTGDLSQPLFGLDERQFQTLASTIDVIYHNGALVNFIDPYPKLKAANVLGTQEVLRLASQIKLKSLHYISTFSVFPWEEGLSKEHIFRENDSLDRGNLAGGYEQSKWVAEKLVTIARSRGLPVSIYRPGRVSGHSQTGTSNTNDLLFRMLKGCIQLGSFPDFNMVMDLTPVDYVSKCIVYLSRQKKFLGENFHVVNPHPALWSNVMTWLWSFGYSLEVISYDRWRARLLEVAEHSSDNALYPLIPFFAESAPNDLVTFDCQNTLSGLAGTSINCPSVSAELLSTYLSYYIRSGYLEAPQQKANIKFNLR